One Streptomyces sp. SAI-135 DNA segment encodes these proteins:
- a CDS encoding SDR family oxidoreductase, translated as MELNGRVVVVTGGTRGVGAGIARCFAQAGAEVVVCARRPPEVPLPKARFVSLDVRDADAVEHFFAALPRLDVLVNNAGGAPYRLLADASPERHARVLELNLLAPLTVSLAAHDHLRRTRGSIVMIGSVSGGRPSPGTAAYGAAKAGLENLARSMAVEWAPEIRVNTLVVGMVRTERSPLHYGDEEGIAAVSRTVPLGRLAEPSDVGAAAVFLASDAAAYISGASLLVHGGGERPAFLDAATVNKET; from the coding sequence ATGGAGCTGAACGGGAGGGTTGTGGTCGTCACCGGCGGGACGCGCGGAGTCGGCGCCGGGATCGCCCGCTGCTTCGCGCAGGCGGGGGCGGAGGTCGTCGTCTGTGCGCGCAGACCGCCCGAAGTCCCCCTGCCGAAGGCGCGGTTCGTGTCGCTGGACGTCCGGGACGCCGACGCCGTGGAGCACTTCTTCGCCGCACTGCCGCGCCTGGACGTCCTGGTCAACAACGCCGGCGGGGCCCCCTACCGGCTGCTCGCCGACGCGAGCCCCGAACGGCACGCCCGCGTCCTGGAGCTGAACCTCCTCGCCCCGCTCACGGTGTCCCTGGCCGCCCACGACCACCTGAGACGGACCCGCGGCTCGATCGTCATGATCGGCAGCGTCAGCGGCGGCCGCCCCTCACCCGGCACGGCCGCGTACGGGGCGGCCAAGGCGGGCCTGGAGAACCTCGCCCGCTCGATGGCCGTCGAATGGGCGCCGGAGATCCGGGTGAACACCCTGGTCGTCGGCATGGTCCGCACCGAGCGGTCACCCCTGCACTACGGCGACGAGGAAGGCATCGCCGCCGTCTCCCGCACGGTCCCGCTCGGCCGCCTCGCCGAGCCCTCCGACGTGGGCGCGGCAGCCGTCTTCCTCGCCTCGGACGCCGCCGCCTACATCAGCGGGGCCTCGCTGCTGGTGCACGGCGGCGGCGAGCGGCCCGCCTTCCTCGACGCCGCAACCGTCAACAAGGAGACCTGA
- a CDS encoding enoyl-CoA hydratase family protein — MGVSTSSPEKGIVLVRVDFPPVNALPGDGWFALADAVRAAGRDPQVRCVVLAAEGRGFNAGVDIKEIQHRGPAALVGANRGCFEAFSAVYDCEVPVVAAVQGFCLGGGVGLVGNADVIVASEDAVFGLPELDRGALGAATHLARLVPQHLMRALYFTSRTVTAAELHRHGAVWKVVPRDDLTATALESAREIAAKDGELLRLAKAAINGIDPVDVRRSYRYEQGFTYEASVSGVADRIRDRFGREAE, encoded by the coding sequence ATGGGTGTCTCCACCTCGTCCCCGGAAAAGGGGATCGTCCTGGTCCGGGTCGACTTCCCGCCGGTGAACGCCCTTCCGGGGGACGGCTGGTTCGCCCTGGCCGACGCCGTGCGCGCGGCGGGCCGTGATCCGCAGGTCAGGTGTGTGGTCCTGGCCGCCGAGGGGCGCGGTTTCAACGCGGGCGTGGACATCAAGGAGATCCAGCACCGCGGCCCGGCCGCCCTCGTCGGCGCCAACCGCGGCTGCTTCGAGGCGTTCTCGGCGGTGTACGACTGCGAGGTGCCCGTGGTGGCGGCCGTGCAGGGGTTCTGCCTGGGCGGGGGCGTCGGCCTGGTGGGCAACGCGGACGTGATCGTGGCGAGCGAGGACGCCGTCTTCGGCCTGCCCGAACTGGACCGCGGCGCCCTCGGCGCGGCCACCCACCTGGCCCGGCTGGTCCCCCAGCACCTCATGCGCGCCCTGTACTTCACCTCCCGCACGGTCACCGCCGCCGAACTGCACCGGCACGGAGCGGTGTGGAAGGTCGTCCCACGGGACGACCTCACCGCCACGGCCCTGGAGTCGGCCCGCGAGATCGCCGCGAAGGACGGCGAGCTGCTGCGTCTGGCCAAGGCCGCCATCAACGGCATCGACCCGGTCGACGTCCGCCGCAGCTACCGCTACGAGCAGGGCTTCACCTACGAGGCGAGCGTCAGCGGGGTCGCCGACCGGATCCGCGACAGGTTCGGCAGGGAGGCCGAGTGA
- a CDS encoding CoA-transferase, with protein MSDKTMTADEVVSRLRSGMTLGIGGWGSRRKPMALVRALLRSDVTDLTVVSYGGPDVGMLAAAGRIRKLVAAFVTLDSIPLEPHYRAAREAGAFDLTEIDEAMFMWGLHAAANRLPFLPVRAGLGSDVMRVNPGLRTVTSPYEDRETFVAVPALTLDAALVHLNRADRLGNGQCLGPDPYFDDLFCEAAEAAYLSCERIVDTAELTKEAPPQSLLVNRHTVTGVVEAPGGAHFTSCAPDYGRDEAAQREYASTPWPEFAARYLGEGPHDRDPE; from the coding sequence GTGAGCGACAAGACCATGACGGCCGACGAGGTCGTCTCCCGGCTGCGCAGCGGCATGACCCTCGGCATCGGCGGCTGGGGCTCGCGCCGCAAGCCGATGGCGCTGGTGCGCGCACTGCTGCGCTCGGACGTCACCGACCTGACGGTCGTCTCGTACGGCGGCCCGGACGTCGGCATGCTCGCCGCCGCGGGGCGCATCCGCAAGCTCGTCGCCGCCTTCGTCACCCTCGACTCGATCCCGCTCGAACCCCATTACCGGGCGGCCCGCGAGGCCGGTGCGTTCGACTTGACGGAGATCGACGAGGCGATGTTCATGTGGGGCCTGCACGCGGCCGCCAACCGGCTGCCGTTCCTGCCGGTGCGGGCCGGCCTCGGCTCGGACGTCATGCGGGTCAATCCGGGCCTGCGGACGGTGACTTCGCCGTACGAGGACCGGGAGACGTTCGTGGCCGTGCCCGCGCTCACCCTGGACGCCGCCCTGGTGCACCTCAACCGCGCCGACCGGCTGGGCAACGGCCAGTGTCTCGGCCCGGACCCCTACTTCGACGACCTGTTCTGCGAGGCGGCCGAGGCCGCGTACCTCTCCTGCGAACGGATCGTGGACACCGCGGAGCTGACGAAGGAGGCGCCGCCGCAGTCGCTGCTCGTCAACCGGCACACGGTCACCGGTGTGGTCGAGGCGCCGGGCGGCGCGCACTTCACCTCCTGTGCCCCCGACTACGGCCGGGACGAGGCCGCGCAGCGGGAGTACGCGAGCACACCCTGGCCGGAGTTCGCCGCACGGTATCTCGGGGAGGGACCTCATGACCGCGACCCGGAGTGA
- a CDS encoding CoA-transferase yields MTATRSEYCVIACAEAWRDAGEILASPMGLIPSIGARLARLTFSPDLLLTDGEALLVRPDGTPEGWLPYRRHLALVTGGRRHVMMGASQIDRYGNQNISCIGDWARPRRQLLGVRGAPVNTLNNPTSYWVPRHSRRVFVEKVDMVCGVGYDHAAGARFHRIPRVVSDLGVFDFDTPDRSMRLASLHPGVTVAQVREATGFDLAVPEEVPYTREPTAGELELIREVLDPGCVRAREVGS; encoded by the coding sequence ATGACCGCGACCCGGAGTGAGTACTGCGTGATCGCCTGCGCCGAGGCCTGGCGGGACGCGGGCGAGATCCTGGCGAGCCCGATGGGCCTGATCCCCTCGATCGGCGCCCGGCTCGCCCGGCTCACCTTCTCCCCCGACCTGCTGCTGACCGACGGCGAGGCCCTGCTGGTCCGCCCGGACGGCACGCCCGAGGGCTGGCTGCCGTACCGCCGGCACCTCGCCCTGGTCACCGGAGGGCGGCGGCACGTGATGATGGGCGCGAGCCAGATCGACCGCTACGGCAACCAGAACATCTCCTGCATCGGCGACTGGGCGAGGCCGCGGCGGCAGCTGCTCGGGGTGCGGGGCGCACCGGTCAACACCCTGAACAACCCGACCAGTTACTGGGTGCCGAGGCATTCGCGCCGGGTGTTCGTGGAGAAGGTCGACATGGTGTGCGGAGTCGGGTACGACCATGCCGCGGGGGCCCGCTTCCACCGGATACCGCGGGTCGTCTCCGACCTGGGAGTGTTCGACTTCGACACCCCGGACCGCTCGATGCGGCTGGCCTCGCTGCATCCCGGGGTCACCGTCGCTCAGGTCAGGGAGGCCACCGGTTTCGATCTGGCCGTACCGGAGGAGGTGCCGTACACACGCGAACCGACCGCCGGGGAACTGGAGTTGATCCGCGAGGTCCTCGACCCGGGCTGCGTGCGCGCACGGGAGGTGGGGTCCTGA
- a CDS encoding nitronate monooxygenase: MDTAFTRLVGVRHPLVQTGMGWVAGPRLVSAAADAGALGILASATMTLDRLRDAVREVRSRTDAPFGVNLRADAADAGDRVRVIIDEGVRVASFALAPSAELIGALKEAGVVVVPSVGARRHAEKVAAWGADAVIVQGGEGGGHTGEVATTVLLPQVVDAVDIPVVAAGGFFDGRGLVAALAYGAAGVAMGTRFLLTSDSTVPDAVKERYLAATVRDVTVTTAVDGLPHRMLRTDLVDSLEQAGRTRALLRAARHAAAFRRLSGLTWRRLLHDGRALRHGKDLTWSQVLLAANTPMLLRSAMVDGRTDLGVMASGQVAGVIDDLPSCAELVERIMKEAEEVLQHLTAAR, from the coding sequence ATGGACACCGCGTTCACCCGGCTGGTCGGGGTCCGTCATCCACTCGTGCAGACCGGGATGGGCTGGGTGGCCGGCCCCCGCCTGGTGTCCGCCGCGGCGGACGCGGGCGCGCTCGGCATCCTGGCCTCCGCGACCATGACGCTCGACCGGCTCCGGGACGCCGTGCGGGAGGTGAGGTCCCGTACCGACGCGCCCTTCGGGGTCAATCTGCGGGCCGACGCGGCGGACGCCGGGGACCGGGTGCGGGTGATCATCGACGAGGGAGTGCGGGTGGCGTCCTTCGCCCTGGCGCCCTCGGCCGAGCTGATCGGCGCGCTCAAGGAGGCGGGGGTGGTCGTCGTCCCGTCCGTGGGGGCCCGCCGGCATGCCGAGAAGGTCGCGGCGTGGGGCGCGGACGCGGTGATCGTGCAGGGCGGGGAGGGCGGCGGGCACACCGGGGAGGTGGCCACGACGGTTCTTCTGCCGCAGGTGGTGGACGCGGTGGACATCCCGGTCGTGGCGGCGGGCGGCTTCTTCGACGGGCGGGGGCTGGTCGCGGCGCTGGCGTACGGGGCGGCGGGGGTCGCCATGGGCACCCGGTTCCTGCTCACCTCGGACTCGACGGTGCCGGACGCGGTGAAGGAGCGCTATCTGGCGGCAACGGTCCGGGACGTGACGGTGACGACGGCGGTGGACGGCCTTCCCCACCGGATGCTCCGCACGGACCTGGTGGACTCGCTGGAACAGGCGGGCCGGACGCGCGCCCTGCTGCGGGCCGCCCGGCACGCCGCCGCCTTCCGCCGCCTCTCCGGCCTGACCTGGCGCCGGCTCCTCCACGACGGCCGCGCGCTGCGCCACGGCAAGGACCTCACCTGGAGCCAGGTCCTCCTCGCCGCCAACACCCCCATGCTCCTCAGGTCGGCGATGGTGGACGGCCGCACCGATCTGGGAGTCATGGCCTCCGGCCAGGTCGCCGGGGTGATCGACGACCTGCCGTCGTGCGCGGAACTGGTGGAGCGGATCATGAAGGAGGCCGAGGAGGTCCTTCAGCACCTCACAGCCGCTCGATGA
- a CDS encoding acetyl-CoA C-acetyltransferase → MAEAYIVEAVRTPVGRRGGGLSGVHPADLGAHVLKAVVTRAGVDPAAVEDVVFGCLDAVGPQAGDIARTAWLAAGLPEEVPGVTVDRQCGSSQQAVHFAAQGVLSGTQDLVVAGGVQNMSMIPIAFATRQAAEPLGLTQGPFAGSEGWRARYGDRAVNQFVGAEMIAGKWGISREDQEEYALRSHRRALRAIDEGRFERETVALGPVAVDEGPRRDTSLEKMAGLKPVIEGGTITAACSSQVSDGAAAMLLASERAVREHGLTPRARVHHLSVRGEDPIRMLTAPIPATAHALKKTGLTIDDIDLVEINEAFAPVVLAWLKETGADPEKVNVNGGAIALGHPLGATGVRLMTTLLHELERTSGRFGLQTMCEGGGQANVTVIERL, encoded by the coding sequence ATGGCCGAGGCCTACATCGTCGAAGCGGTCCGTACGCCCGTCGGGCGGCGCGGGGGAGGACTGAGCGGGGTCCACCCGGCCGACCTCGGCGCGCATGTGCTGAAGGCGGTCGTCACGCGGGCCGGTGTCGACCCCGCCGCCGTCGAGGACGTCGTCTTCGGGTGTCTGGACGCGGTCGGGCCGCAGGCGGGGGACATCGCGCGGACCGCGTGGCTCGCGGCCGGGCTGCCCGAGGAGGTGCCCGGGGTGACCGTGGACCGGCAGTGCGGGTCCTCGCAGCAGGCCGTGCACTTCGCCGCGCAGGGCGTGCTGTCCGGGACGCAGGACCTGGTGGTCGCCGGCGGGGTGCAGAACATGTCGATGATCCCGATCGCCTTCGCGACCCGTCAGGCCGCCGAGCCGCTCGGGCTGACCCAGGGGCCCTTCGCGGGCAGCGAGGGGTGGCGGGCGCGGTACGGGGACCGGGCGGTGAACCAGTTCGTGGGCGCCGAGATGATCGCCGGGAAGTGGGGGATCAGCCGTGAGGACCAGGAGGAGTACGCGCTGCGGTCCCACCGGCGGGCGCTGCGGGCCATCGACGAGGGGCGCTTCGAGCGGGAGACGGTGGCCCTCGGCCCGGTCGCGGTCGACGAGGGCCCGCGCCGGGACACGTCCCTGGAGAAGATGGCCGGGCTCAAGCCGGTGATCGAGGGCGGCACCATCACCGCGGCCTGTTCCTCGCAGGTCTCCGACGGGGCGGCGGCCATGCTCCTTGCCTCGGAGCGGGCGGTGCGCGAACACGGGCTCACGCCCCGCGCCCGCGTGCACCACCTCTCGGTGCGCGGCGAGGACCCCATCCGCATGCTCACCGCCCCCATCCCGGCCACCGCGCACGCCCTGAAGAAGACCGGCCTCACCATCGACGACATCGACCTCGTCGAGATCAACGAGGCCTTCGCGCCGGTGGTGCTGGCCTGGCTGAAGGAAACCGGAGCGGACCCGGAGAAGGTCAACGTCAACGGCGGCGCGATCGCCCTGGGCCATCCGCTGGGGGCCACGGGAGTGAGACTGATGACGACCCTCCTGCACGAACTGGAGCGCACGAGCGGCCGGTTCGGCCTCCAGACGATGTGCGAGGGCGGGGGTCAGGCGAACGTGACGGTCATCGAGAGGTTGTGA
- a CDS encoding TetR/AcrR family transcriptional regulator has product MPTKKKPQVSAAAPARRRELLDTAAEVFAEQGYNATTVRKIADHAGMLAGSLYYHFDSKESMLEEILRTFLDELWDGYDAVLGAGKGPRETLEALVTESFREIDRHRAAVAIYQKESKQLVAQERFAFLAESQRRFEKAWLSTLERGVAAEVFRADLDVRLTYRFVRDTVWVAASWYRPGGQHSPEEIARQYLSMVLDGIAVRT; this is encoded by the coding sequence GTGCCGACCAAGAAGAAGCCCCAGGTGAGTGCCGCCGCGCCCGCGCGCCGCCGTGAACTCCTCGACACCGCGGCCGAGGTCTTCGCCGAACAGGGCTACAACGCCACGACCGTACGCAAGATCGCGGACCACGCGGGCATGCTCGCGGGCAGCCTCTACTACCACTTCGACTCCAAGGAATCGATGCTGGAGGAGATCCTGCGGACTTTCCTCGACGAGCTCTGGGACGGCTACGACGCCGTCCTGGGCGCCGGGAAGGGGCCGCGCGAGACGCTGGAGGCGCTGGTCACCGAGTCGTTCCGGGAGATCGACCGGCACCGCGCCGCCGTCGCGATCTACCAGAAGGAGAGCAAGCAGCTGGTGGCGCAGGAGCGGTTCGCGTTCCTCGCCGAGTCGCAGCGCAGGTTCGAGAAGGCCTGGCTGTCCACGCTGGAGCGCGGGGTCGCGGCCGAGGTGTTCCGGGCCGACCTCGACGTCCGCCTGACCTACCGCTTCGTGCGCGACACCGTGTGGGTCGCCGCGTCCTGGTACCGGCCCGGCGGACAGCACAGCCCGGAGGAGATCGCCCGGCAGTACCTGTCGATGGTGCTGGACGGGATCGCCGTACGCACATAA
- a CDS encoding SDR family oxidoreductase — MTGVESPVYEPGHGLLKGRTAVITAAAGAGIGGATARRFLEEGARVLISDAHARRLKEYEAALAREFPGAVMSMTCDVTDEAQVGALFDTAVRDHGRLDIVVNNAGLGGTARLVDMTDDQWTRVLDVTLNGTFRCTRAALRHLRDSGGGVIVNNASVVGWRAQAGQAHYAAAKAGVMALTRCAALEAAEYGVRVNAVSPSLAMHPHLVKVTSAELLEELTAREAFGRYAEPWEVANVIVFLASGYSSYMTGEVVSVSSQHA; from the coding sequence ATGACAGGCGTCGAGAGTCCGGTGTACGAGCCGGGGCACGGGCTGCTGAAGGGACGCACCGCCGTCATCACCGCCGCCGCCGGCGCGGGCATCGGCGGGGCGACCGCGCGCCGCTTCCTGGAGGAGGGCGCACGGGTCCTGATCAGCGACGCGCACGCGCGGCGGCTCAAGGAGTACGAGGCGGCCCTGGCCCGGGAGTTCCCGGGCGCGGTGATGTCCATGACGTGCGACGTCACCGACGAGGCCCAGGTGGGGGCGCTCTTCGACACGGCCGTCCGGGACCACGGACGGCTCGACATCGTCGTCAACAACGCCGGCCTCGGCGGCACCGCGCGGCTCGTCGACATGACCGACGACCAGTGGACCCGCGTCCTGGACGTCACGCTGAACGGCACCTTCCGCTGCACCCGGGCCGCCCTGCGGCACCTGCGGGACTCCGGCGGCGGCGTGATCGTCAACAACGCCTCCGTGGTCGGCTGGCGCGCCCAGGCCGGACAGGCGCACTACGCCGCCGCCAAGGCCGGGGTCATGGCACTGACCCGGTGCGCGGCCCTGGAGGCGGCCGAGTACGGCGTCCGCGTCAACGCCGTCTCGCCCAGCCTCGCCATGCACCCGCACCTGGTGAAGGTCACCTCGGCCGAACTGCTGGAGGAGCTCACCGCGCGCGAGGCCTTCGGACGGTACGCCGAGCCCTGGGAGGTGGCCAACGTCATCGTGTTCCTGGCGTCCGGCTACTCCTCGTACATGACGGGCGAGGTCGTCTCCGTCAGCAGCCAACACGCCTAG
- a CDS encoding acyl-CoA dehydrogenase family protein, protein MDLAFTREEEALRTEARAWLRAHVPATPLPSLETREGFAAHRAWEAELAADRWSVVDWPARYGGRDAGLIGRLVFEEEYYAAGAPGRVNQNGLSLLAPTLFDHGTAEQRARVLPPMATGEVVWAQAWSEPEAGSDLASLRSKGVRTDGGWLLSGQKTWSSRAAFADRAFGLFRTAPDTRSPHQGLTYLMFDLRAPGVTVRPIHRLDGKPAFAEIFLDEVFVPDEDVIGEPGQGWRIAMSTTGNERGLMLRPPGRFLAAADRLHALWTSLGAPPATRTRVADALIGARAYQLFTYAAAARSLDGETLGPESSLNKVFWSEYDLALTETALDLLGAQEDPDWTERYVFALAGPIYAGTNEIQRDIIAERLLGLPKGRR, encoded by the coding sequence ATGGATCTGGCGTTCACACGGGAGGAAGAGGCCCTCCGCACCGAGGCCCGCGCGTGGCTGCGCGCGCACGTGCCCGCCACCCCCCTGCCCTCGCTGGAGACCCGGGAGGGCTTCGCGGCCCACCGCGCATGGGAGGCCGAACTCGCCGCGGACCGCTGGTCGGTGGTCGACTGGCCGGCCCGGTACGGCGGCCGGGACGCCGGGCTGATCGGCCGGCTGGTCTTCGAGGAGGAGTACTACGCGGCGGGGGCGCCCGGACGCGTCAACCAGAACGGTCTCAGCCTCCTCGCCCCGACCCTCTTCGACCACGGCACGGCCGAGCAACGCGCGCGCGTGCTGCCGCCGATGGCCACCGGTGAGGTGGTCTGGGCGCAGGCATGGTCGGAGCCGGAGGCGGGCTCGGACCTGGCGTCCCTGCGCTCCAAGGGGGTGCGCACGGACGGGGGCTGGCTGCTCAGCGGGCAGAAGACCTGGTCCTCCCGGGCCGCCTTCGCGGACCGCGCCTTCGGGCTCTTCCGCACCGCCCCGGACACCCGGAGCCCCCACCAGGGCCTGACCTACCTGATGTTCGACCTGCGCGCCCCCGGTGTCACCGTCCGCCCGATCCACCGCCTCGACGGCAAGCCGGCCTTCGCCGAGATCTTCCTGGACGAGGTGTTCGTGCCGGACGAGGACGTCATCGGCGAGCCCGGCCAGGGCTGGCGGATCGCGATGTCCACGACGGGCAACGAACGGGGGCTGATGCTGCGCCCACCGGGCCGTTTCCTGGCGGCCGCCGACCGGCTGCACGCGCTCTGGACCTCCCTGGGCGCCCCGCCGGCCACCCGGACCCGGGTCGCGGACGCCCTGATCGGCGCCCGCGCCTACCAGCTGTTCACCTACGCGGCCGCCGCCCGTTCCCTCGACGGCGAGACGCTCGGCCCCGAGTCCAGCCTGAACAAGGTCTTCTGGTCGGAGTACGACCTCGCGCTCACCGAGACGGCCCTGGATCTGCTCGGCGCGCAGGAGGACCCGGACTGGACCGAGCGCTACGTCTTCGCCCTCGCCGGCCCGATCTACGCCGGCACCAACGAGATCCAGCGCGACATCATCGCCGAACGCCTGTTGGGCCTGCCGAAGGGACGCCGCTGA
- a CDS encoding acyl-CoA dehydrogenase family protein: protein MRFRLDPEQREFTASLDAMLTAADTPSVVRDWSRGDHDRGRALWRRVAEAGVFALAVPETYDGLGPRPLELTLAFVELGRHAVPGPLVETVTAAALLTEPAAAKRLLPALASGRSMATLARDGGYALDGDAADVRLSLTADGLYLAPGHGPVRPSLDPARRLTPLTTGGELLGTHPPVAAALTLARLTTAAQALGVGLALLDRTVSYVRQRTQFGVPVGSFQAVKHQLADARIALEFARPLLLGAALTTTAEDVAAAKVTACEAAYRTARTALQLHGAIGYTAEYDLSLWLTRARALRTAWGSPDECRDTVLSGGRRW from the coding sequence ATGCGCTTCCGCCTCGACCCCGAGCAGCGGGAGTTCACCGCCTCCCTGGACGCCATGCTGACGGCCGCGGACACCCCGTCCGTCGTACGGGACTGGAGCCGCGGCGACCACGACAGGGGCCGCGCGCTGTGGCGCCGGGTCGCCGAGGCGGGCGTCTTCGCACTGGCGGTTCCCGAGACCTACGACGGGCTGGGCCCCCGCCCCCTGGAACTCACCCTCGCCTTCGTGGAGTTGGGACGGCACGCGGTACCGGGCCCGCTGGTGGAGACCGTGACGGCGGCCGCGCTGCTCACCGAACCGGCAGCGGCGAAGCGACTGCTCCCGGCGCTGGCGTCGGGCCGGAGCATGGCCACCCTCGCCCGGGACGGCGGGTACGCCCTGGACGGCGATGCCGCGGACGTCCGCCTCTCACTGACCGCCGACGGCCTCTACCTCGCCCCCGGCCACGGCCCGGTGCGCCCTTCGCTCGACCCCGCCCGCCGCCTCACCCCGCTGACTACGGGCGGCGAACTGCTCGGCACGCACCCGCCCGTCGCCGCCGCCCTCACCCTCGCCCGCCTCACCACCGCCGCCCAGGCCCTCGGTGTCGGGCTCGCCCTCCTCGACAGGACCGTCTCCTACGTCAGGCAGCGCACCCAGTTCGGGGTCCCGGTGGGTTCGTTCCAGGCGGTCAAGCACCAACTGGCCGACGCAAGGATCGCGTTGGAGTTCGCCCGTCCCCTGCTCCTCGGCGCCGCCCTGACGACGACCGCGGAGGACGTCGCCGCCGCCAAGGTCACCGCGTGCGAGGCCGCGTACCGGACGGCCCGTACCGCGCTCCAGCTCCACGGCGCGATCGGGTACACGGCGGAGTACGACCTGTCCCTGTGGCTCACCAGGGCGCGCGCCCTGCGCACCGCCTGGGGCAGCCCCGACGAGTGCCGTGACACCGTCCTCAGTGGTGGTCGCCGCTGGTGA
- a CDS encoding cytochrome bc complex cytochrome b subunit, with protein MDGARSVDGTARGAEAGKGEKLADWADGRLGLYALAKANMRKVFPDHWSFMLGEVCLYSFIVLILTGVYLTLFFEPSGVEVVYHGSYEPLNGVVMTRAYESTLDISFDVRGGLLIRQIHHWAALVFVTGMLVHMMRVFFTGAFRKPRELNWVFGWTLLFLGIITGLTGYSLPDDLLSGTGIRFADGAILSIPIVGTYLSFFLFGGEFPGHDIIPRLFPIHVLVLPGIMLGLVVAHLILVFYHKHTQYPGPGRDNKSVVGMPFLPVYMAKAGGFFFLTFGVLALMGGLAQINPVWAFGPYSPHLVTTGAQPDWYLGFSEGLIRVMPGWEINFWGHTLEPGVFIPFSLFPLILLAIGLYPFLEAWVTGDRREHHILDRPRNAPVRTGLGVAWLSLYVVLLIGGGNDIVATHLHLSINAITWFVRVSVFVVPVLAFVVTKRVCLGLQRRDRDKVLHGRETGTIRRLPHGEYVEVHEPLAQAQLHTLTQHEQEPPYEIGPLVDANGVRRPVRRSQRVRAGLARAMFGPDTRIAKPTVEEYREITSGDHH; from the coding sequence ATGGACGGCGCGCGATCGGTGGACGGGACGGCCCGGGGTGCGGAGGCCGGCAAGGGCGAGAAGCTCGCCGACTGGGCGGACGGACGCCTCGGCCTGTACGCGCTGGCCAAGGCCAACATGCGCAAGGTCTTTCCGGACCACTGGTCGTTCATGCTGGGCGAGGTCTGTCTCTACAGCTTCATCGTCCTGATCCTCACGGGCGTCTACCTCACGCTGTTCTTCGAGCCCAGCGGGGTGGAGGTCGTCTATCACGGCTCCTACGAGCCCCTCAACGGCGTGGTGATGACCCGGGCCTACGAGTCCACGCTCGACATCAGCTTCGACGTGCGCGGCGGACTGCTGATCCGGCAGATCCACCACTGGGCCGCACTGGTCTTCGTCACCGGCATGCTCGTGCACATGATGCGGGTGTTCTTCACCGGCGCCTTCCGCAAGCCGCGCGAACTCAACTGGGTGTTCGGCTGGACCCTGCTGTTCCTCGGCATCATCACCGGCCTGACCGGCTACTCCCTCCCCGACGACCTGCTGTCCGGCACCGGCATCCGGTTCGCCGACGGGGCGATCCTGTCGATCCCGATCGTCGGGACGTATCTGTCGTTCTTCCTGTTCGGAGGGGAGTTCCCCGGCCACGACATCATCCCGAGGCTCTTCCCGATCCATGTCCTGGTGCTGCCCGGGATCATGCTCGGCCTGGTGGTGGCCCATCTGATCCTGGTCTTCTACCACAAGCACACCCAGTACCCGGGGCCCGGCCGCGACAACAAGTCCGTGGTCGGCATGCCGTTCCTGCCGGTCTACATGGCGAAGGCGGGCGGCTTCTTCTTCCTGACCTTCGGCGTCCTTGCGCTCATGGGCGGACTCGCCCAGATCAACCCCGTGTGGGCGTTCGGGCCGTACAGCCCCCACCTGGTGACCACCGGCGCCCAGCCCGACTGGTACCTCGGCTTCTCCGAGGGGCTGATCCGGGTCATGCCGGGATGGGAGATCAACTTCTGGGGCCACACCCTGGAACCGGGCGTCTTCATCCCCTTCTCGCTGTTCCCGCTGATTTTGCTCGCGATCGGGCTCTACCCCTTCCTGGAGGCGTGGGTCACCGGCGACAGACGCGAGCACCACATCCTGGACCGGCCGCGCAACGCGCCCGTCCGCACGGGGCTGGGCGTCGCCTGGCTGAGCCTGTACGTCGTCCTGCTGATCGGCGGCGGCAACGACATCGTGGCCACGCATCTGCATCTGTCGATCAACGCGATCACCTGGTTCGTGCGGGTCTCCGTGTTCGTGGTGCCGGTGCTCGCCTTCGTGGTCACCAAGCGCGTCTGCCTCGGGCTCCAGCGCCGGGACCGGGACAAGGTGCTGCACGGGCGGGAGACCGGCACCATCAGGCGGCTCCCGCACGGGGAGTACGTGGAGGTCCACGAGCCCCTCGCGCAGGCGCAGCTGCACACCCTGACCCAGCACGAGCAGGAACCGCCGTACGAGATCGGGCCGTTGGTCGACGCCAACGGGGTGCGGCGGCCGGTCAGGCGCTCCCAGCGGGTGCGGGCCGGGCTCGCGCGGGCGATGTTCGGGCCCGACACGCGGATCGCGAAGCCGACGGTGGAGGAGTACCGCGAGATCACCAGCGGCGACCACCACTGA